Within the Planctomonas sp. JC2975 genome, the region TCCGCCGTCGCGTGAAGTACATGGGCATCCCGATCGCTGCCGACGAAAGCGTGCGCAAGGCGTCGGATCCGCTAGCCGTTGCGCGAGCCGGCGCCGCGGACGTGCTGATCGTGAAGGCGCAGCCGTTGGGCGGCATCCGGTCCGCTCTCGAGATCACCGCATTGGCCGGGTTGCCCGTTGTGGTGTCGAGCGCCATCGACACCTCGGTGGGGCTCGCCATGGGCGCCATGCTCGCGGCCTCCGTTCCGCGTCTCGACTACGACTGCGGGCTCGGCACCGCCGCACTCCTCGCTGCCGATGTCACGCGCGAGCCCCTGACACCGGTCGACGGCGCCATCCCGGTGCGCCGTGTCGAGGTGGACGCGAGCCTGCTCGCCGACCACGCGGCGGATGCCGACCGCCGCGACTGGTGGCTGGCCCGCGTGGAGCGCGCCTACCGCGTGCTCGAACAGCGAGGCGCCGCCGAGCGTCCTTGAGCCGCGCCCGCTTCGCCGCGGACGCGACCCGGATTCACGCGACCGCACCTGTGCATCCGCGGCGCTCTCGCACGTTCTGCAGAGGGATCGCATGGCGCAATCGCCGATCGCGGGAATGTCGGTGGTGCGAGGCAAGTTGTTGTGATCACGCGGCAACGGCGCCGGTCGATCACGACGGGGCGGGTCCCCGTCTTCGAAGGGACCAGCGCATGGCTGACGTCGACGCACCACCCCGCACCACCGGGCTCATTGTCGTGGAGAACCGCGGCAGGACCACCTTCGCCTTCTGGACGGCGGCCGCCGTCATCGTGACCGCTCTCTGGGCCAGCGGATCCCCCGCGATGGTCTATCCGCTGTACGAACGCGCGTGGCAGCTGTCCCCTGCGGTGACGACGTCGGTCTTCGCCGTGTATCCCATCGTGCTCATCGTCGTGCTGCTGCTCCTCGGCGATCTGTCTGACCACATCGGCCGCCGCACGTCGATCCTCATCGGACTCGCATCCATTGCGACGGGGGTTCTGGTGTTCGCGCTCGCGCCCAGCGTGGAGTGGCTGTTCGTCGGCCGCGTGTTCCAGGGGCTCGGCGTCGGGCTCTCGCTGAGCCCGGCGGGCGCCGCACTCGTGGAACTCGACCGCACGGGCAAGCGGGCCAGCAGCGTCAACACGGCAGCCATCGCGGTCGGCCTGACGCTGGCCACGGTCGTCGGCGGCCTGCTCGTGCAGTACGGCCCCGCTCCCCGCGCACTGACCTTCTGGGTGCTGCTCGGATTCATTGTGGTCGTCGCTGCGGCCGCCGTACTCCTCCCCCGTCACGTGCGGGACGAATCGCTGGCACCGTGGCGGCCTCGGCCCATCCACGTGCCCAAGGCGATCAGGGGCATCCTCGCCATCGCTGCCCTCGCGATCACGCTGAGCTTCGCAGTCGGTTCGGTCTTCATCTCGCTTGGCGCCCAGATCGTGAAGGACGTGCTGCACACCGACAACGCGTTCATCGCCGGTGCGGTACTCGCGATCGGTGCGGCGATCAGCGGCGTGGTGTCGATCGCGCTGCGCCGGATGCCGCCCCGCGCCGCCGCCGTCCTCGGCGGTGTCCTCGGGGCCCTGGCCGTCATCGCCCTGGTG harbors:
- a CDS encoding MFS transporter, whose translation is MADVDAPPRTTGLIVVENRGRTTFAFWTAAAVIVTALWASGSPAMVYPLYERAWQLSPAVTTSVFAVYPIVLIVVLLLLGDLSDHIGRRTSILIGLASIATGVLVFALAPSVEWLFVGRVFQGLGVGLSLSPAGAALVELDRTGKRASSVNTAAIAVGLTLATVVGGLLVQYGPAPRALTFWVLLGFIVVVAAAAVLLPRHVRDESLAPWRPRPIHVPKAIRGILAIAALAITLSFAVGSVFISLGAQIVKDVLHTDNAFIAGAVLAIGAAISGVVSIALRRMPPRAAAVLGGVLGALAVIALVASAYESSLPLFIAASLLFGGSSGVLFLGGLGLIAANAAPRHRAGTLSMVYLVAYVGQVLTSVGLGVLATGLGLRTGLDIVGPLLLLLAVATIVVAALAGRRTSTDAASNGGAPRRDGAENRPCPTAGITVD